One window of the Candidatus Sericytochromatia bacterium genome contains the following:
- a CDS encoding S8 family serine peptidase, producing the protein MSRRARRALPAAAWLLGAAALLGACRVAQLAEPPGTAPARDWRRGEIVVTWTEAPASEQVRLHAERLGGQVLAVEGQRALLRVPAGQELRACVELRAADPSVRHAEPNRVVRSQHVGTLRPLARRLQALPNDEAFGRGSPVPGQAVTWGLSAIRAEAAWEVSTGDPGILVAVIDTGVDMAHPDLATNLDRSGARNFVEAGRPPDDDFGHGTHVAGIIAAVGNNSQGAAGVAFRTKVLPLRVLGVDGSGSTWNTVAALDYAVARKASVINLSLGSSERSDVEEEAIQRAIQAGAVVVAAAGNEATDGNYLEYPASYPGVVSVAAIGPDLKRAPFSNFNSWVTLSAPGVDVFSTIPTQFSPGVPYGYMSGTSMAAPMVAGAAALLFAVYPRWTPAQVVERLRRSARELTPQGDPVAGFDVFFGAGLLDVGKALGK; encoded by the coding sequence ATGAGTCGCCGCGCGCGTCGAGCCCTGCCGGCCGCGGCCTGGCTGCTGGGGGCAGCGGCGCTGCTGGGGGCCTGCCGGGTGGCCCAGCTGGCCGAGCCTCCGGGGACCGCGCCCGCGCGCGACTGGCGCCGTGGCGAGATCGTGGTGACCTGGACGGAGGCCCCCGCAAGCGAGCAGGTGCGCCTGCACGCCGAGCGACTCGGGGGCCAGGTGCTGGCAGTGGAGGGGCAGCGGGCGCTCTTGCGCGTGCCGGCTGGCCAGGAGCTTCGAGCCTGTGTGGAACTGCGCGCGGCCGACCCCAGTGTTCGGCACGCCGAGCCGAATCGCGTCGTGCGCAGCCAGCACGTCGGCACCCTGCGCCCGCTCGCGCGGCGCCTGCAGGCCCTGCCGAATGATGAGGCCTTCGGTCGCGGCTCGCCGGTGCCGGGCCAGGCCGTCACCTGGGGGCTCTCGGCGATACGCGCCGAGGCGGCCTGGGAGGTCAGCACCGGCGATCCGGGCATCCTGGTGGCGGTGATCGACACGGGCGTCGACATGGCCCATCCCGACCTGGCCACCAACCTGGACCGCAGCGGTGCGCGCAACTTCGTGGAAGCTGGTCGCCCGCCCGATGACGACTTCGGGCACGGCACGCACGTGGCGGGCATCATCGCAGCCGTCGGCAACAACTCGCAAGGCGCGGCTGGGGTGGCCTTTCGCACCAAGGTGCTGCCCCTGCGGGTGCTGGGCGTGGATGGTTCCGGCAGCACCTGGAACACGGTGGCCGCGCTGGACTATGCGGTGGCCCGGAAGGCCTCGGTGATCAATCTCAGCCTGGGTTCCTCGGAACGCAGCGACGTCGAGGAAGAGGCGATCCAACGGGCCATTCAAGCCGGGGCGGTGGTGGTGGCCGCCGCCGGCAATGAGGCCACGGACGGCAACTACCTGGAATACCCGGCCTCCTATCCCGGCGTGGTCAGCGTGGCAGCGATTGGCCCGGACCTGAAACGGGCCCCCTTCTCAAACTTCAACAGCTGGGTCACGCTGTCCGCGCCCGGCGTGGATGTTTTCTCGACCATCCCGACCCAGTTCAGTCCGGGCGTCCCCTATGGTTACATGAGCGGCACCAGCATGGCCGCGCCCATGGTGGCCGGCGCGGCCGCCCTGTTATTTGCGGTATATCCGCGCTGGACACCTGCCCAGGTGGTGGAGCGGCTGCGCCGGAGTGCCAGAGAACTGACGCCCCAGGGGGATCCGGTGGCCGGCTTCGACGTGTTTTTTGGCGCAGGCTTGCTGGACGTGGGAAAGGCCTTGGGGAAATGA
- a CDS encoding asparaginase, producing the protein MTPDRQDDRAPWGEPLASVWRSDELESVHLGHLVVLDEAGHVRVSRGHVETPIWVRSAIKPVQALPLWLTGAADALGLEEAQLAVTMASHSGQSTHREAVAGLLAAAGLEAEQLGCGRHTPYNDEVATQLLRQGQTPDLLHCNCSGKHAGMLAVCRHMGWDLASYRDPQHPLQEMIRDLLAVFAGVHRETIGHGVDGCGAPVWRLPLIGLARAYHRLCRPEGLPDELAQVARRAAAVFAAHPLAIAGSGRLDTALVEAGAGRLLAKIGGEAVHAGGWIGPGQAWALKIGDGNKRAIGPALARAMALAGAPLPSSATLEGHLNPPVDNNHGTIVGAVRAAW; encoded by the coding sequence ATGACACCAGACCGTCAGGATGATAGGGCCCCCTGGGGCGAACCGCTCGCCAGCGTCTGGCGCAGCGACGAACTGGAGTCCGTTCATCTGGGGCACCTGGTCGTGCTGGACGAGGCCGGCCACGTCAGGGTGTCGCGCGGGCACGTCGAGACGCCGATCTGGGTGCGCTCGGCGATCAAGCCGGTGCAGGCACTGCCGCTCTGGCTGACGGGCGCGGCCGACGCCCTGGGCTTGGAGGAGGCCCAGCTCGCGGTGACGATGGCCTCCCATTCGGGCCAATCAACCCACCGGGAGGCCGTGGCGGGTTTGCTGGCCGCGGCCGGCCTGGAGGCCGAGCAGCTGGGCTGCGGGCGGCACACGCCCTACAACGACGAGGTCGCCACGCAGTTGCTGCGCCAGGGGCAGACCCCGGACCTGCTGCATTGCAACTGTTCCGGCAAGCACGCCGGGATGCTGGCGGTCTGCCGCCACATGGGCTGGGACCTGGCCAGCTACCGCGACCCGCAACACCCCTTGCAAGAGATGATTCGCGACCTGCTGGCCGTGTTCGCCGGTGTGCATCGAGAGACGATCGGTCACGGCGTGGATGGCTGTGGCGCCCCCGTCTGGCGCTTGCCGCTGATCGGGCTCGCCCGCGCCTACCACCGCCTGTGCCGACCCGAAGGGCTGCCGGACGAGCTGGCCCAGGTGGCCCGCCGAGCGGCCGCGGTGTTTGCGGCGCATCCGCTGGCGATCGCCGGAAGCGGACGCCTGGACACCGCGCTGGTCGAGGCCGGGGCCGGTCGCCTGCTGGCCAAGATCGGCGGCGAGGCCGTTCACGCCGGTGGCTGGATTGGCCCGGGCCAGGCCTGGGCCCTCAAGATCGGGGACGGCAACAAGCGGGCGATCGGGCCAGCGCTGGCACGCGCGATGGCACTGGCAGGGGCTCCCCTGCCGAGCTCCGCGACGCTGGAAGGCCACCTGAACCCGCCGGTCGACAACAACCACGGCACCATCGTGGGCGCGGTCAGGGCAGCCTGGTAG
- the rnhA gene encoding ribonuclease HI produces the protein MTPTTEVTLYSDGCALNNPGPGGWAAILVFKGVEKEVTGGEVQSTNNRAELMAVISGLQALKRPCKVHVVTDSQYVIRGMTEWLPGWIRRGWRNAEGEPVKNRELWERLSEAAAPHRLSWEWVKGHAGHPYNERCDRLAKAEAQLQKASAVS, from the coding sequence GTGACCCCCACCACCGAAGTCACCCTCTACAGCGATGGCTGTGCCCTGAACAATCCCGGGCCGGGTGGCTGGGCCGCGATCCTGGTATTCAAGGGCGTGGAGAAGGAAGTGACGGGGGGCGAGGTGCAGTCCACCAACAATCGCGCCGAGCTGATGGCCGTGATCAGTGGGTTGCAGGCCTTGAAACGCCCCTGCAAGGTTCACGTGGTCACCGACAGCCAGTACGTGATTCGGGGCATGACCGAATGGCTCCCCGGCTGGATCCGGCGCGGCTGGCGCAATGCGGAGGGCGAGCCGGTGAAGAATCGCGAGCTATGGGAACGCCTCAGTGAGGCCGCCGCCCCGCATCGCCTGAGCTGGGAATGGGTCAAGGGCCATGCCGGCCACCCTTACAACGAACGGTGCGACCGCCTTGCCAAGGCCGAGGCCCAGCTCCAGAAGGCGAGTGCCGTCTCCTGA